CAAGTTGAACGTACAAATTTTGGAATCAACCTTcgaaatgtatgaatttatgataCTACATCATTTGAGGCATTTGAGGCATCCCCATTTTGATATTTGTATAAAATCTCATGGGACTATTGAGAAGAAGATCCAATCTCAATCTTGAATTATTTGAGGCATCCCCATTTTGATAATTTAAACTACCAGAATTAATCCAATAACTCTAGCACCTTTTGGGCCTATCTATAATCTAAGTACATAGTAGTATAATAAACATCACAAATGTGTTCAAATGTATAATAAACATTATTGGATTTGATGAAGCTAAGTTACAATGTCCCTTATTGTTCATGCTATGTCATGGTATGACTAGGGGAAGAAACAACCTTAGATCAACTAAACATAATAGGTGTTGTATTTGTTACTACCGCACAAtgttaattttaatgaaatatttaaacattaaataagcaatatacaattttttttatgttaatcATTTTGGTTGAGATCGAAATATAATGGCAAATGAAGAAATGACTTTATTCGGATATGACAAACTAAGTAAATCTTAAATACCATGTAAAAACTCAATGTAAAAATTataagttaaataaaaaaaaaaggtatTGTATTGAATATTTGAAAAGTAACTATAGTTAAGCTCAAATGCCAATTAACCATGCTTAATTCTAACTCTAGTTAGTACTTAGTACTTTAGGTTTAAAACATGAAAAGTGAAACCCTACACCTTCTTACAATTTCAATTTCTGAAATTCTATTGGGGCATTTCAGATTTCTCATCTCTCTATGGGGGTTTGACTAGAAAAACTTTTGCAGTCTTCATTTCAATTTGGagggaaaaattaaataaaagagtGAAGAAATTCCTGCCAAAACTTCAACCTCCCGCTGCCTGAAATTTTGAATTGCAaaggtatttttatttctatggTTTCTTAGAGTGGCACTCTAGTAtgggcgcgccggccgccccggCGGGGCGAAGGcggggcggtctatagtgggcgggacgtccgccccgaAGCGGACAAAAAAAAAGGGGCGGAAGGCCTTTCGCCGAGAAATGTGCGAGGACGCACCGGTCGTCGGACGGCGGGGCGGCCGGCACGCCGGCCTATAGTGGGGGCGGTTTGCGGCGGGGCGGGGGgacgattttttattttttgtttttttaaattcaatttaatttacttaTAAATACACTTCATTTCACTCATTATTTTTACACCATTCCAATTCTTCActcatactttctctcactaaaatttgtggatttcATTGGTATTtaaaatggacgatttgtgaaACGAGACGTGaaattctctgattcaagaggtgcaaAACGACGCTGACGCGGAGGATGCGGCGCGCGCGGCAGACCATCCAATGAGATCATAGCGAAgcgcaccagcgtctaatggtggattaatatttcattgtataatttttctAGTACTTTAATACGATGAAaatgtagtgtttaattttaatttattaacttatagccgtttttttctaattacgtatagtctgataattttaattataattgaattaaaataaatgaaaaaaattggggctattggaagtgccACCTATAGTAGGgggaactttttttttaatgcaGACAAAAAAACtagggctatggacaaaaaatggGTGTGACTATTGGAGTTGTCCGGCACTCTTAGTCAACTTTTTTGTGTGCTGAATCTAGGGTTTCTGTATTTTGATCAGGAGAGGAATTGTGCATTTTTGGTGTTGAATGATCTCAGATCCATTGCTTTTTTGTTCAATTTAGCTTATTTTCTGTTTCGCGAGTTTTAGCCATTTTTGGCAATGCTTGGATTTTTCTCTCAATTCGTGCTGTTGAAGTAAGTCTACGATGTGTTGACAGTTTTTGCCCCAGAATGTGCTGATTTGGTGCAATGTGTTCTCCCGCTGATTACCGCCTGTATGTGCTCTACTGCTTTTAAtctcatttatttttcatttagaCTGGCAACTGATGTTAGTGAAAGAATGTAAGGCATAGCAATTCAAACTTGCTAGTTTAGGCTGTGTGAAGTCGAATTTCAGATGTACACGGTCGCGTGGGTTCCAGACCACCTGCCGTTTTGAACTCATACATGCAATTTGATATCATGtgcaaaattaattataatgagCATGCTTGATATGTTTGTGATGTGCCGTTGTCACTTCTGCGAAAGTACTGCCATGGAGGACAATACTCTGCTACTTTGTGGTGATGCTAGATGACTGACTCCATTTTGATTTATGTTCCTTTTTTTTCCATTGAAGGAATGATTATTGCACCCAATCCGCTGGAGCCTTTTCATAATCAATATGTGGTTATTCTGACTAAGAATGGCTGTTTTGGGTGTTCATATGCTTGCATGAAGTATTTACTGGATTCTCCTTACATCATTCTTCAAAGCAAcaataggagtagtattttagcAAACGAATGTGATATATAACTTTATAGCTAGGAGAAAATTAGATCcacaaacaaaattatataaaaccaCCACTAAACTCTAAGTTGTGAATTGCGATCTAACTTATCCTTCAGTGACCCCTCGTATTCCCTGCCTCCTCGTTTTCACTTGTATTGTGTCTTCTTGCTCATGTGCGACAGCCTCTTGAGTATTATAATAGTGGGACCTAATAGTTAAATTTGAggaagtatgattgtggaggaAGCTTaaggaattttttaaaatcaggAAATTGCTGTTGTGGCACCACGATGGGAAGCAACACTGTGGAATGTGGATGCTCATAGTAATGTATAGGGTTTAGGGGACACACGGTTCTCTTCTCTCTCATAGTCTGACTGCTGTCTACCTTCTCGCATCTTCTTCTCTATCGGTCTCTCTGGCGAACGGAGGACAGCTGACGACAGCAGCAGGCAGCCACACGTGACCACAAGTCTGCCTGAGAAACCTCCCATCCCCACCCCTTAATCTTGTTGGCGTTGACATCAACACCTTGGCATCCAAAGCATCCGATGCCGATGCCACTGCCACTGCCACTGCCTAAGTTGGAAACCAGTTTCTTTCTAATCTGATTGTTTTAGTTATGTAATTTGCGCCGGTTAAGTTTGCAGCAGTACATATTGATACTGGTTTTTATGTCTCTTTTGTGGATTGTGCATCCAGATTCTGGTTTATTATTAGTCATTTTCACTCAAAATTGGGTTTGTTTTCTATATTCTGGTGTGTTTGACATTTTGTATGAATCAGGTGTTGAAAACCAATATTTTAGAGATCTGGAGATTCTCAGTTGGGTTGTGGAGTTTAGTGAGAGTGCCATCAGTGATCAAACGAAAGACTGAGAAGCAACTATTGGAGAATTATGGAGTGCAACAGAGATGAagccctccgggcaaaatcaaTTGCAGAGGGCAAGTTAGAAAATAAAGATTTTGCTGGTGCCAGAAAATTTGCTTTGAAGGCTCAGACTCTTTATCCAGGGTTAGATGGTATTTCCCAAATTTTGACCACACTTGATGTGTATGTTTCTGCCGAGAACAAAATAAGTGGAGAAATCGACTGGTATGGAGTACTTGGTGTGACCCCATCTGCTGATGAAGAAACACTAAAGAGACACTACCGCAAGTTGGCTCTGAGTTTGCATCCTGATAAGAATAAAGCAGTCGGTGCTGATGGTGCTTTTAAACTTATTTCAGAGGCCTGGAGTTTGTTATCAGATAAGAATAAGAGGTTACAATATAATCAAAGGAGGGAACCCAGAGGGTTTCAGCAGAAGGTCCAGATGCATAGTGGTGGTCCATCAGCAACCAAGGGAAATGGGACTTTCACCTTTGCCAAAAGGACACCATCCCGATCGAAGAACCCAAAAAATGTTACTAAGcggccgccaccaccaccacctcctaaGCCAACTCCGGCACCACCTCCAAGGAATGATACTTTTTGGACTATCTGCCATCGGTGCAAGATGCATTATGAGTATCTTAAGGAGTATCTCGACAGTACTCTTCTCTGTCCCAATTGTCGTGAAGCCTTTATGGCTTCTGAGACAGCTCCACcctataatttttcaaaatcttCTAATCAGATTCCTCAGCAGCAATCTTCAAATTCTCATCCTAGTCGGAATGCTTTTGATCGGGGAAGAAATGTTCCAGTTGCTAAAAACTTGGGTCCATTTCAAGCAGGTTCAAATTCAGGTCGATACCCTAACCAGCAGGATCCACCTTCTGGATCAACTGGTGTTGGAAGTACAGAACCATCTATTGCTGCAAAAGCAGCCAATGTTGTTCAGCAGGCACAGGATAAGTTGAAGAGGTCATATAGTGAATTACATGCGTCTGCCGTAAGGGATGGAGGTTTTCAAAAGAGAAAACTAGAGGGTGATAGTAGTCGTTATGGAGTGAACTATAATGTAGCTACAGGAAATGGTGGAGTTGGTAGTACTGCACCAGGGTCAAGGATTTATGGTTTTTCTGGTTCCACCTACCAACAACCAAACAGTACCAGAGATTTGACACCCATTGAAATGCGTAGTTTGTTAATTGCAAAGACTCGAAAGGAGATTCTGAACAAACTGAGTATGTGGAGGTCAGAACCTGAAGCAATCAAAGAGAAACAAGTAACCAAGGGAAGCATGAAAGGAAGTAAAGGCACTAGTAATATTGAAGGACCTGGTTGGAATGGGAATGGTGATCAACCAAGAAAGGTCCAGGTTTGCAGTTCTACTGTTAATTCTAGTAAAGAGGATCCTGAAGATGCTTCAATGAGTGTTCCAGATCCAGATTTTCATGATTTTGACAAGGATAGATCAGAGAGTTCTTTTGGGGATAATGAAGTTTGGTCTGcttatgatgatgatgatggcatGCCGCGTTTTTATGCCCTCATTCACAAGGTGGTTTGTAGAGATCCTTTTAAGCTAAGGATTAGCTGGCTTAACTCAAAAACGACAAATGAGTTCAGCAATATGGACTGGGTTGGGTCAGGTTTCTATAAAACATGTGGAGAGTTTAGGGTGGGTAGGCATGAGAACTGCAAATCAATGAATTCGTTTTCTCAAAAGGTTAACTGGGCAAAGAGCTCACGTGGGAGTGTTCTAATAGTCCCCCAGAAGGGTGACGTTTGGGCACTCTACAAAAATTGGTCGTCAGATTGGAATGAGCATACCCATGATGAAGTCGTACACAAGTATGACATGGTGACCGTGGTGGATGACTACAATGAGGAACATGGTGTGCATGTTGCTCCCCTGGTGAAGGTTGTTGGTTTCAAGACTGTATTTCGTCCGAATTTGAACCCTGAAGCGATCAAGAGGATTCCAAAGGAAGAGATGCTCCGTTTCTCTCACCGGGTTCCAAATCACTTGCTCACCGGCTTAGAAGCTGAAAATGCTCCAAAAGGATGCCTGGAGCTGGACACAGCAGCCACCCCATTGGAACTTCTTCAGGTGATAACTGAAGGTAACGAGGCTCCAATTCCAAATGGAGAAAATGCGGATGAAGAGGTATTGCAGGCCGTTCCTAATAGCAGTTCGGATGAAGAGGTATTGCAGGACGCCCCTAACAGTAGTTCAGACGAAGGGTCTGAATCATCTGATTAGAGCTCAGGCTGTATATATATCTGGAGGCCGAGTAGGGAAGAAAGCAAGTCGAGTTGACAAGGTAGCCAAGCATTCAGTAGTTATTGACCGTGATAACattttttgttagtttttgCAACTGCACAGAAGTGGTGAGCCGTTGCGCTCTAGAAGTATTGCATTTTGAAACTACAGTTTATTATAGCAGATTTTTTTGAATTCGTTTTGCTGTCTTGTGAGGAGACAGTTggttaaaaatcattaaaattgaCACCTCcggttttttgtttttgtttttgtttttgttttttactGGTTTATGCCATTCTGCTATGTGATGCTTTTGctagctctctccctctcaatCCCTCAAAATTA
This portion of the Salvia splendens isolate huo1 chromosome 10, SspV2, whole genome shotgun sequence genome encodes:
- the LOC121751361 gene encoding uncharacterized protein LOC121751361; the protein is MECNRDEALRAKSIAEGKLENKDFAGARKFALKAQTLYPGLDGISQILTTLDVYVSAENKISGEIDWYGVLGVTPSADEETLKRHYRKLALSLHPDKNKAVGADGAFKLISEAWSLLSDKNKRLQYNQRREPRGFQQKVQMHSGGPSATKGNGTFTFAKRTPSRSKNPKNVTKRPPPPPPPKPTPAPPPRNDTFWTICHRCKMHYEYLKEYLDSTLLCPNCREAFMASETAPPYNFSKSSNQIPQQQSSNSHPSRNAFDRGRNVPVAKNLGPFQAGSNSGRYPNQQDPPSGSTGVGSTEPSIAAKAANVVQQAQDKLKRSYSELHASAVRDGGFQKRKLEGDSSRYGVNYNVATGNGGVGSTAPGSRIYGFSGSTYQQPNSTRDLTPIEMRSLLIAKTRKEILNKLSMWRSEPEAIKEKQVTKGSMKGSKGTSNIEGPGWNGNGDQPRKVQVCSSTVNSSKEDPEDASMSVPDPDFHDFDKDRSESSFGDNEVWSAYDDDDGMPRFYALIHKVVCRDPFKLRISWLNSKTTNEFSNMDWVGSGFYKTCGEFRVGRHENCKSMNSFSQKVNWAKSSRGSVLIVPQKGDVWALYKNWSSDWNEHTHDEVVHKYDMVTVVDDYNEEHGVHVAPLVKVVGFKTVFRPNLNPEAIKRIPKEEMLRFSHRVPNHLLTGLEAENAPKGCLELDTAATPLELLQVITEGNEAPIPNGENADEEVLQAVPNSSSDEEVLQDAPNSSSDEGSESSD